The sequence NNNNNNNNNNNNNNNNNNNNNNNNNNNNNNNNNNNNNNNNNNNNNNNNNNNNNNNNNNNNNNNNNNNNNNNNNNNNNNNNNNNNNNNNNNNNNNNNNNNNNNNNNNNNNNNNNNNNNNNNNNNNNNNNNNNNNNNNNNNNNNNNNNNNNNNNNNNNNNNNNNNNNNNNNNNNNNNNNNNNNNNNNNNNNNNNNNNNNNNNNNNNNNNNNNNNNNNNNNNNNNNNNNNNNNNNNNNNNNNNNNNNNNNNNNNNNNNNNNNNNNNNNNNNNNNNNNNNNNNNNNNNNNNNNNNNNNNNNNNNNNNNNNNNNNNNNNNNNNNNNNNNNNNNNNNNNNNNNNNNNNNNNNNNNNNNNNNNNNNNNNNNNNNNNNNNNNNNNNNNNNNNNNNNNNNNNNNNNNNNNNNNNNNNNNNNNNNNNNNNNNNNNNNNNNNNNNNNNNNNNNNNNNNNNNNNNNNNNNNNNNNNNNNNNNNNNNNNNNNNNNNNNNNNNNNNNNNNNNNNNNNNNNNNNNNNNNNNNNNNNNNNNNNNNNNNNNNNNNNNNNNNNNNNNNNNNNNNNNNNNNNNNNNNNNNNNNNNNNNNNNNNNNNNNNNNNNNNNNNNNNNNNNNNNNNNNNNNNNNNNNNNNNNNNNNNNNNNNNNNNNNNNNNNNNNNNNNNNNNNNNNNNNNNNNNNNNNNNNNNNNNNNNNNNNNNNNNNNNNNNNNNNNNNNNNNNNNNNNNNNNNNNNNNNNNNNNNNNNNNNNNNNNNNNNNNNNNNNNNNNNNNNNNNNNNNNNNNNNNNNNNNNNNNNNNNNNNNNNNNNNNNNNNNNNNNNNNNNNNNNNNNNNNNNNNNNNNNNNNNNNNNNNNNNNNNNNNNNNNNNNNNNNNNNNNNNNNNNNNNNNNNNNNNNNNNNNNNNNNNNNNNNNNNNNNNNNNNGTTTGCTGCAAATCCATCTCCTGGTCACTACTTCCGTCAGTCGTTGTGGTAGCAAAAAAGCTCGCCGGTAGAAGCTTTTTGTCTTGTCGGGTGCAACAAATGAGGCGGACGCCAGCGTCGCCACAGAAAACACTCCAGCCGATGCACCAAAACTACATGCTGGTTCCAGCTTTTTATTTGCCGGTTGTAGCTAAACAAGAAACTGGTGTTGCAATCGGCAGCGACGATCGTCGATGATTTCACCCGTAAGTGGGAAATGCTTCAACCTGCATAGGAAAAGCTTCATCCTGCGGTGGAAAAAGCTTCAACAGGCATGAGGGAAAAGTTTCAAACAGTGGAAGAAAACTTCAagcatgaaaaagcttcaacttggtgGTGCAAAAGCTTCAAGCGACGGCGGAAAAAGCTTCAAGCGGCATGGGGGGAAAGCTTCAACCTGCGAAAAAGCTACAACCATAGTGTGTGGGAGTTGCAACCGTGAactatttttgctggaaccggtgacCATGGCGAGCGAGAGGTGACCATGGCGAGCACCACGGTCACCGCGGCGAGCGGGAAACCATGAGGGTGGTGAGCTGGGACTCTGGTCAGGAGGTGCTGAAACCCGTGTCTCTGTGTTCTGGAACTGTTACTACGGCGAACTGCGAGGTTGGATCGGTGTTTTATGCTGGAACCGTGGCTGCCTGGCGAGGATGGCAAGCAGCGGCTAGCTTGGGAAAGAAGTGGAAGGGAGCGGCGGCAAGCAAGTGGCGGCGCGCCGGCGCGGGGTCGTTGGGGTGGATATTACGGGCGCTGATGGGACGGGGAAAGAAGTGAAAGGTGAGAGACGGGGGAAGGAAAGGATGCGGAAGCCAGATCAGATGGCTGCGCTTCGCTGCATCGGGTGGCTACGGTGCGACCGGCCCAACTATTGGGCCGGCGTGCCGGCGCCTAATACTGTCCCAAAAATTATTAGGGCTTAGGTAGTAGAGCGTCGTGGGTCTTGCTATATATGGccagtttttttttttgcgggaatataTATATGCCCAGTTTGTTAAGGGCGAGATCAATTTTCCAACGAAAAACTAAAAGAAGATGATTTGAGCTGATGGTCAGACCCATCCATGCATTCTGCGTGGTTCCGATCGGTGTGCAGCCAGAATCTGCAGGCAATTATATTTGTGTACCTCAGTCTACGTCCGTCCCTTCTCGATCTGAGCCTTTAAATATACAGCCTATACAGACCAAATGGACTATCCAAACTGTTAGAAATAATCTTGAGCTGGTTtgcttgcacaggtggtgtgagTTAACTGAGTTTAGGTTGACTAGCTATCAGGACTTGTACACGTGTAGGTCTATGTTTCCTAGTCAGAGTAGGATTGCGAGTACTACTACGGATAGGTGATAGAGTCCATCACCGAGTCATGTTGAGTCAGGTGCTGCGTGCGTATATACGTGTATATAAGCACGGTAGTGCCGCAGTTTTGGATAAGCGAGgaggaaaatagaaaagaaataaagttAGATCGAGCGAGCGTTTCGACGAGAGATCCATCGAGCCCCGCCCTAGCTTCCACACATCTCATCTACGTACGTAGTCCGCTCGCCTTTTTTTTATCCCCTCGTCATGAGGAGGGTCATGGCGGCGTCACCGCTGTTGCTGCTCTTGCTGGTGTCGCTGGTGTCGACGGCGGCCGCCACCAGCAACACATCGGAAAgctgggagaggaagaggagcgaggaggagacccggcagaTCTTCAGGGAGTGGAAGGCCATGCACGGCACGACCAACAGCTCCCTCGATGAGGAGGAGCAGCGCGCGTACACCATGTTCAAGCACAGGCTCGGCCTCATCGACCGGCAGTGGCATGACCAAGGCTACTCCGTCTTCTCCTGGGAGAGGGGGAGGAGCGAGCAGGAAACGCGCAAGATCTTCGCGGAGTGGAAGGCACGAAAACCAGTTACTACCTACAGCTCCATCGCCCA is a genomic window of Triticum dicoccoides isolate Atlit2015 ecotype Zavitan unplaced genomic scaffold, WEW_v2.0 scaffold89032, whole genome shotgun sequence containing:
- the LOC119348338 gene encoding oryzain alpha chain-like is translated as MAASPLLLLLLVSLVSTAAATSNTSESWERKRSEEETRQIFREWKAMHGTTNSSLDEEEQRAYTMFKHRLGLIDRQWHDQGYSVFSWERGRSEQETRKIFAEWKARKPVTTYSSIAHEEHRYTIFKEDLRKIDQHNAGYAIGVHNNNRCLNQFSHLTQEEFEAVCCGFWPEEPSEAKLQRIGEIQELLRQAFTRPLI